CTCGAACATTTTTCCAGCCATGAACAATTTTATTATCTGGTGAAATAATATAAGTTGAACGAATCACACCATCGTACTCTTTTCCAAAATTCTTCTTCATTCCCCAAGCATCATATGCTTTTAAAACACTCTTTTCTTCATCAGAAAGTAGAGAAATTCCGATGTTATGTTTCTCGATAAAACCCCTGTGTTTTTCTGGAGAATCTGGAGAAACTCCGATAACTGTTGCACCAAGTTTTTGAAATTCACTAAATTCATTTGTAAAATCACAAGCTTCTGTTGTGCATCCAGGTGTGTTGTCTTTTGGATAGAAATAGAGAACTTTCCAAATTCCTGAAAACTCTTTTAAACAGATTTCGACCTCATCGCTATTTTTCAAACAAAATTCTGGAGCATTAACACCAATTTCTAACATGGATTTCCCTTTTTTTGAGAGAATTCTAACATCTAAAAATATTCTACTTTTTCTCTTTTTTTAAAATTCTCTCTTCAAAATCGAGAAATGAGAGATAGTCGATATACTCGATGTAATTTTCTTTGTCATTTGGATATACCGCTTCGATATATTTTCCATATGCTCGGATTTCATCGTAGGAATAACTCTTTTCAAGCCAACCGATAAAAATATGATTTTTTTTGTAAAAATCTTCCCTGTTCTCTTTTTTAAAAATTCCTTCCCCAAAAAGAGTTATTGAAAGTAGAACTGCTCCTATAAAAATTTTCATAATTTATCCCCGTCTTCAAGATTTTCAGCCGTTGGAGTTTGAATATATCCCTCGCCTTTGTCTGTTGATTTTT
This genomic window from Thiovulum sp. ES contains:
- a CDS encoding Peroxiredoxin (PFAM: AhpC/TSA family), translating into MLEIGVNAPEFCLKNSDEVEICLKEFSGIWKVLYFYPKDNTPGCTTEACDFTNEFSEFQKLGATVIGVSPDSPEKHRGFIEKHNIGISLLSDEEKSVLKAYDAWGMKKNFGKEYDGVIRSTYIISPDNKIVHGWKNVRVKGHVEIVKKRLQKLQEA